One region of Wyeomyia smithii strain HCP4-BCI-WySm-NY-G18 chromosome 3, ASM2978416v1, whole genome shotgun sequence genomic DNA includes:
- the LOC129729278 gene encoding uncharacterized protein LOC129729278, with translation MSDFNDNLPGDAASVTNAKYCKKCDRTDVQEGMVCCDVCDSWVHFQYAGVSESIAEPDRSWKCSDCMANWDAASKSAVSFNESSVSKSSRVSQKLQLSLQLLEEQQKLKKKRMEEERRIRRLEEEIRMKQIDDEQEYLRQKYALLMQIGEEKESCSRKSGVSVKIRREMMEQWLATETQKHAVGQSKPSASGLKGTLPVSATGAVTSNNMVPLNQGMVLLDPTIPIPGGGVTALAKSYESLVVPTMSTSTSNKASANSTIPVTVKTSAGGILVTSVTTAPIMSSLIVSMVTTVQSERNRLKYNRFDYFPAPAAHGNCPVLPPINPMQYSIASNGPPQLPSTTISSSLFPGIQSYPNAFPGYPVLFPYTGPSVVPTSMVVDGAGINHLVGPLGPTSANVFPGIQTHPGPIEGNRVNPSVALSGPTNAQLAARQVMPRDLPKFVGEPEQWPIFYSSFKNTTEVCGYTEAENLARLQRSLGGSALEAVRSRLLLPASVPYVTETLQKLYGRPEILISSLLTKVRSVPPPKADNLSTIVAYGLVIQNLVDHIILTDQQAHLSNPMLLQELIDKLPASLKLQWGAFKQAHLHVNLATFNTFMSGLVNLASELSVGVESAQNYSKQHKAEKFKPKEKLFTHANELPTSMKENTVGEISSKPCSFCEKNSHQILNCVSFKSLDIGGRWKAIRQKNLCRLCLIPHRKWPCRSKKECGVDGCRVRHNMLLHCSRNEAVDGARSAETVHHNHHHTKSYSLFRYLPVTLYGDGKQVETFAFLDDGSSSTLPEEEIATQLGIEGEPDNLWFSWTGKISRQEKTSKRLSVKISGVGLPVASYTNAKPGMIIGLEHVKLLTSLKIREGSCSEPVATKTRLRWCVYGRNSGDRGSMEQLHLHARVSMSNSDLHDSMRKFFAVEDAVVTKQIEAEEYKRARSILEATTVRKEARMETGLLWRIDNVKFPDSFPMAVSRLKGLEKRLAKDPELRRRVNEQIESYEKKQYVRVVTNPRKPNKIRMVWDAAAKANGVSFNDMLLKGPDLLVSLVEVLLRFREGKIAVCSDIREMFLRILIQLYPKAVDAIIRNHYVDDFLSSVNSVEEAVQLVRQVQLIHAAGGFEFGKILSSSQEVLDLLGETGTSDSKSLNLEKERVYERVLGVVWVPRADHFTFDRTGLEGILEGGMIPTKRQVLRTVMKLYDPLGFVAHFVVQGKILMQEIWRTGTNWDEPISESLHNLWSRWIEVYLTISEVRVPRCFLGHLLPEEIDEIELHVFTDASVASCACVAYLRMSYSGGGWCSLVAAKTKVAPLRALSIPRLELEAAMMGSRLLQKILTALTLNIRRHFLWTDSATVLAWLRSDSRRYHQFVSFRVGEILSLTSVDEWRYVPSKLNVADDATKWNSGPSFDPENRWYQGPPFLRNPIEQWPGQSVVEDEADVACEELRLVGVHQAAEEVIRVERFSNWDRLLRAMAYVHRAVRIWKRTLGRKSRRHVLDQEDIVKAMETLWRQAQSQAYVEEVHALNHGCSVGRSSPLYPLVPFIDEHEVVRIGSRIGSAPHIPYATKYPVVLPRDHRITFLLVQSVHRRFLHANGETVCNELRQEFYIPKLRVFVKKVSRSCQYCKVKKSTPRPPLMGPLPRVRLTPFIRPFTFAGVDYMGPLEVRVGRCVAKRWICLFTCLTVRAVHLELVHSLSSASCVMAFRRFVARRGAPQEVFSDNGTNFVGANRQLSEEKKKIRDIVQDCAATFTNANTQWHFNVPAAPHMGGPWERMVKSVKVAMKAVSDSPRHPSDEVLETIMLEAEAIVNSRPLTYVSLEAEDDEALTPNHFLLYGRTGFKQPITEPVQGNILRDSWKLVQHIIDDFWHRWVREYLPMLTRRTKWFEPVKPLKPGDLVVIIDEQARNRWERGRVLETFPDKSGQVRRATVQTARGVLARPAVKLAVLDVTGEEDTGVVTPETKVVHGSGNVAETPRCGEKGVNNKPFHIERKGPSEQNDN, from the exons ATGTCAGACTTTAACGATAATTTACCCGGTGATGCGGCTTCCGTCACCAACGCAAAATATTGCAAAAAGTGCGATCGTACCGACGTGCAAGAAGGTATGGTGTGTTGCGACGTTTGCGATTCTTGGGTACACTTCCAGTACGCGGGTGTGAGTGAATCTATCGCTGAACCGGATAGGAGTTGGAAGTGCAGTGATTGCATGGCAAACTGGGATGCTGCATCAAAGTCTGCTGTATCGTTCAATGAATCGTCGGTCAGCAAGAGCAGTAGGGTGTCACAGAAACTGCAGCTAAGTTTACAACTTCTCGAGGAGCAACAGAAGTTAAAGAAAAAGCGTATGGAAGAAGAGCGACGCATACGCAGGCTGGAAGAAGAAATAAGAATGAAACAGATTGACGACGAACAAGAATACTTGAGGCAAAAGTACGCTTTGCTGATGCAAATAGGAGAGGAAAAGGAATCGTGCAGTAGAAAAAGCGGAGTTAGTGTAAAGATTAGACGCGAGATGATGGAACAATGGCTCGCAACGGAGACCCAAAAGCATGCAGTAGGACAGTCGAAGCCATCTGCGTCTGGATTAAAGGGTACCTTGCCAGTTTCTGCCACCGGTGCAGTGACTTCGAACAATATGGTTCCACTCAACCAAGGTATGGTTTTGCTAGATCCAACGATTCCAATTCCCGGAGGTGGTGTTACAGCTCTAGCGAAATCTTACGAGTCGTTGGTAGTACCAACGATGTCCACAAGTACATCAAACAAAGCATCGGCTAATTCAACGATTCCAGTGACAGTAAAGACGAGTGCGGGTGGAATTTTGGTCACTTCTGTTACTACAGCTCCAATCATGTCTTCGTTGATAGTTTCGATGGTGACAACCGTGCA GAGCGAACGCAATAGGCTCAAGTATAACCGGTTTGATTACTTCCCAGCACCGGCGGCGCACGGAAATTGCCCTGTCTTACCACCGATTAACCCAATGCAGTATTCAATAGCTTCTAATGGTCCTCCACAGTTGCCTTCAACCACTATCTCCTCAAGTCTGTTTCCGGGAATTCAAAGCTACCCAAACGCCTTCCCCGGTTATCCAGTATTATTTCCGTATACTGGACCATCTGTAGTACCGACATCCATGGTGGTCGATGGGGCTGGGATTAACCATTTAGTTGGTCCGTTGGGACCAACGTCGGCTAATGTTTTTCCGGGAATTCAAACCCATCCGGGACCAATCGAAGGAAATAGAGTTAACCCTTCGGTCGCATTGTCAGGACCGACCAATGCGCAACTGGCAGCTCGGCAAGTAATGCCCCGAGACTTACCGAAGTTCGTCGGAGAGCCCGAACAATGGCCTATTTTTTATAGTTCCTTCAAGAACACGACTGAAGTCTGTGGATATACGGAAGCAGAGAATCTGGCCAGACTGCAGCGTAGCTTAGGAGGTTCCGCCTTGGAGGCAGTTAGAAGTCGCCTGTTGCTACCCGCGTCTGTGCCATACGTAACGGAAACTTTACAAAAGTTGTACGGAAGGCCAGAGATATTAATCAGTTCTCTACTAACCAAAGTGAGAAGCGTTCCTCCACCAAAGGCGGATAACTTAAGCACTATTGTGGCTTACGGATTGGTGATTCAAAACCTCGTCGATCATATTATATTGACTGATCAACAGGCGCACTTGTCAAACCCGATGCTGCTCCAGGAGCTGATCGATAAATTACCTGCCTCGCTGAAATTGCAGTGGGGAGCGTTCAAGCAGGCACACCTGCACGTTAACCTTGCGACGTTTAATACCTTTATGTCGGGCTTAGTAAATTTGGCGTCGGAGCTGAGTGTTGGAGTAGAGTCTGCGCAAAATTACAGCAAGCAGCATAAGGCGGAAAAGTTTAAGCCAAAGGAGAAGTTGTTCACTCACGCGAACGAGCTGCCCACATCAATGAAGGAAAACACAGTTGGGGAGATCTCATCTAAGCCTTGTTCGTTTTGCGAGAAAAATAGTCATCAGATTCTGAACTGCGTAAGTTTCAAATCGTTGGACATTGGTGGTCGTTGGAAGGCAATACGACAAAAGAATTTATGCCGGTTGTGTCTAATACCGCATAGAAAATGGCCATGCCGTTCGAAGAAGGAATGTGGAGTAGATGGATGCCGAGTTCGTCATAATATGTTGTTGCACTGTAGTCGGAATGAAGCGGTAGATGGCGCAAGATCCGCTGAGACCGTTCACCATAATCATCACCACACAAAATCATATTCGTTGTTCCGGTATCTCCCAGTTACGCTGTATGGAGACGGGAAGCAAGTCGAAACTTTCGCATTTCTAGATGATGGATCGTCATCAACGTTGCCTGAAGAAGAGATCGCGACACAGTTGGGTATCGAAGGTGAACCTGACAACTTATGGTTTAGTTGGACTGGGAAGATCAGCAGACAAGAGAAGACCTCCAAGCGGTTGAGCGTGAAGATATCCGGGGTTG GACTTCCCGTTGCTAGTTATACCAATGCCAAACCAGGCATGATTATCGGTCTTGAGCACGTGAAGCTGCTCACTAGTTTGAAAATTCGCGAGGGCAGCTGCAGCGAACCGGTGGCCACTAAAACTAGGTTGAGGTGGTGCGTGTATGGGAGAAATTCCGGGGACAGAGGGTCCATGGAACAGCTTCACCTGCATGCTCGAGTTAGTATGAGCAATAGCGACTTGCATGACTCGATGCGAAAGTTTTTCGCCGTTGAAGATGCCGTAGTGACAAAACAGATTGAAGCCGAGGAATACAAGCGGGCACGCAGTATTCTGGAAGCAACCACGGTGCGGAAAGAAGCCCGTATGGAAACGGGATTATTATGGCGTATAGATAACGTAAAATTTCCGGATAGTTTTCCGATGGCGGTAAGCAGGTTGAAAGGTCTGGAAAAACGGTTGGCTAAAGATCCTGAGCTTCGCAGGAGAGTGAATGAGCAGATAGAGAGCTACGAGAAGAAGCAGTACGTCC GAGTGGTAACGAATCCTAGGAAGCCAAACAAAATTCGGATGGTGTGGGATGCTGCTGCCAAGGCTAATGGTGTCTCATTCAACGACATGCTGCTAAAGGGTCCGGATCTACTGGTTTCGCTTGTGGAGGTGTTGCTGCGGTTTAGGGAAGGCAAAATCGCAGTGTGCTCAGATATCCGAGAAATGTTCTTGAGGATTCTGATTC AACTTTACCCCAAAGCGGTAGATGCGATTATTAGGAACCACTACGTCGATGATTTTCTCAGCAGTGTCAATTCTGTGGAGGAAGCCGTACAGCTCGTTCGGCAAGTGCAGCTAATACACGCAGCCGGTGGATTCGAGTTCGGAAAAATTCTATCCAGCTCACAGGAGGTGCTCGATCTACTCGGGGAGACTGGTACGTCTGACAGCAAGTCACTCAATTTAGAGAAGGAACGGGTCTACGAGCGAGTCTTGGGCGTGGTATGGGTTCCCAGGGCGGATCACTTCACTTTCGACCGAACAGGGCTGGAAGGAATTTTAGAAGGCGGAATGATTCCAACGAAGCGCCAAGTTTTACGCACAGTTATGAAATTATATGATCCGCTGGGATTCGTAGCGCACTTTGTAGTGCAAGGAAAAATCTTAATGCAAGAAATCTGGCGAACGGGTACTAACTGGGACGAGCCCATATCAGAGTCTTTGCACAACCTGTGGAGTAGGTGGATCGAGGTGTACCTGACGATCAGCGAGGTGAGGGTTCCCCGATGCTTTCTTGGTCATCTTTTGCCGGAGGAAATCGACGAAATCGAACTACATGTGTTTACGGACGCGAGCGTAGCGTCCTGTGCTTGTGTGGCCTATCTGAGGATGTCGTATAGCGGAGGCGGCTGGTGTTCGCTGGTTGCAGCAAAGACAAAAGTTGCGCCACTTCGGGCGCTCTCAATCCCCCGCTTGGAGCTTGAGGCTGCCATGATGGGATCACGCTTGTTGCAGAAAATTCTTACGGCACTTACCCTCAACATTCGAAGACACTTCCTGTGGACGGATTCAGCTACAGTGCTCGCATGGCTCCGCTCAGACAGTCGTCGATATCACCAATTCGTTTCTTTCCGGGTTGGAGAAATTCTTTCGCTCACCAGCGTGGACGAATGGCGTTATGTACCATCGAAGCTCAATGTTGCGGACGACGCCACGAAGTGGAACTCGGGACCCTCATTTGACCCAGAAAACCGTTGGTACCAGGGACCACCGTTTCTACGAAACCCAATAGAGCAGTGGCCTGGGCAGTCAGTAGTGGAGGATGAAGCGGATGTAGCATGCGAAGAACTACGTTTAGTAGGCGTACATCAAGCGGCCGAGGAAGTGATTCGCGTCGAGCGCTTTTCCAATTGGGATCGTTTGCTTAGAGCGATGGCTTATGTTCACCGGGCAGTCAGGATCTGGAAGCGAACTCTAGGGAGAAAAAGTCGACGGCATGTCCTGGATCAGGAAGATATCGTGAAGGCGATGGAAACGCTTTGGCGCCAGGCACAGAGTCAGGCTTATGTGGAGGAGGTTCACGCGCTAAACCATGGTTGCAGCGTGGGCAGAAGTAGCCCACTGTACCCCCTAGTTCCGTTTATTGACGAGCACGAAGTCGTACGCATCGGAAGTCGGATTGGAAGCGCACCGCACATTCCCTACGCAACAAAGTATCCCGTAGTGCTGCCGAGAGATCATCGCATTACCTTCCTACTGGTACAGTCGGTTCATCGCCGGTTCTTGCATGCTAACGGAGAAACTGTTTGTAACGAGCTGCGACAAGAGTTTTACATCCCGAAGCTTCGGGTGTTCGTGAAAAAAGTAAGTCGAAGTTGTCAGTACTGCAAGGTGAAGAAATCAACTCCCCGGCCACCATTGATGGGACCTTTGCCGAGAGTACGCCTAACCCCATTCATTCGGCCATTCACATTCGCCGGTGTAGATTACATGGGACCCCTCGAAGTAAGAGTTGGACGATGCGTCGCAAAACGGTGGATTTGTTTGTTTACATGCCTCACGGTGCGAGCAGTCCATCTGGAGCTGGTCCACAGTCTTTCGTCTGCATCTTGCGTGATGGCATTCAGAAGATTTGTAGCCAGGCGGGGAGCTCCACAGGAGGTATTTTCGGACAACGGAACAAATTTTGTGGGAGCCAATCGCCAGTTGTCAGAGGAGAAGAAGAAAATTCGGGACATTGTTCAAGACTGCGCCGCCACATTTACCAATGCAAATACTCAGTGGCATTTTAACGTTCCTGCGGCTCCGCATATGGGAGGACCATGGGAACGCATGGTGAAGTCGGTGAAGGTAGCGATGAAAGCTGTGTCGGATAGCCCACGTCACCCTAGCGACGAGGTGTTGGAGACCATCATGCTGGAGGCCGAAGCAATTGTCAACTCACGACCACTGACTTATGTTTCTTTGGAGGCAGAAGACGACGAAGCGCTCACACCAAACCACTTCCTTCTGTACGGACGGACTGGGTTTAAGCAACCGATAACGGAACCTGTTCAGGGAAACATTCTGCGAGACAGCTGGAAACTAGTGCAGCATATCATCGACGATTTCTGGCACAGATGGGTGCGGGAATATCTCCCAATGTTGACGAGGCGAACGAAGTGGTTCGAACCAGTGAAGCCGTTGAAACCAGGTGATCTAGTCGTGATCATCGACGAACAGGCGAGAAACCGATGGGAACGAGGGCGTGTACTGGAGACGTTTCCAGACAAATCCGGGCAAGTTAGACGTGCCACAGTGCAGACAGCCAGAGGAGTGCTTGCTCGACCCGCGGTAAAGCTGGCGGTACTGGACGTCACCGGCGAAGAGGATACGGGTGTAGTAACTCCGGAAACGAAAGTGGTTCACGGGTCGGGGAATGTCGCCGAAACCCCCCGTTGCGGCGAAAAGGGGGTGAACAACAAACCGTTTCATATCGAGCGAAAAGGGCCGAGCGAACAAAATGACAATTAG